One stretch of Saccharomonospora xinjiangensis XJ-54 DNA includes these proteins:
- a CDS encoding alginate O-acetyltransferase AlgX-related protein has protein sequence MTADDRPASPPAALPAVHESWLPREHALHRPRHAERQTVALVCAAVFFAAPALSFALGARPTEFENRSLTPFPSPGDGWSFFTDLAPWATDHLVLREQAVHAADAVSRGVFGEPAPFGNNHHEANPIESPPSRPRELHYPTVLEGKDGWLYLGEEIASHCEQDQPLAQTVAQLRRLRDGVEATGRKFVVVIAPDKATLVPEHLPERYVGKDCHRRAVDEFWRTMSAQDYVIDLRDELAAWGTQLGEPVYGPQDAHWSDEGGVLMARTVAEKLRPGISASWAVTPGEAWRVPADLPPLMGRSGETIGRHYAVAPDGVSDQTRDVGHDYRKPLKLNTASGPGTYGLGVGLLGDSFTIRALPYLSAAFGNMTVLHHDSVVGKGGATVAGDLLARSDVVVLQIAERTLARGGPAILRPDVINGVLARLSR, from the coding sequence ATGACGGCGGACGACCGGCCCGCGAGCCCTCCGGCGGCGCTCCCAGCCGTTCACGAGTCCTGGCTTCCCCGTGAGCACGCCCTGCACCGGCCCCGGCATGCCGAGCGGCAGACCGTCGCGCTCGTGTGCGCCGCCGTGTTCTTCGCCGCGCCCGCGCTCTCGTTCGCACTCGGGGCACGGCCGACCGAGTTCGAGAACCGTTCCCTGACACCGTTCCCGAGTCCCGGTGACGGCTGGTCGTTCTTCACGGACCTCGCCCCATGGGCGACCGACCACCTCGTGCTCCGCGAACAGGCTGTGCACGCGGCCGACGCGGTGAGCAGGGGCGTGTTCGGCGAGCCCGCCCCGTTCGGCAACAACCACCACGAGGCGAACCCCATCGAATCGCCCCCCTCGCGGCCCCGCGAACTGCACTACCCGACGGTGCTCGAAGGCAAGGACGGCTGGCTCTACCTCGGTGAGGAGATCGCAAGCCACTGCGAGCAGGATCAGCCGCTCGCACAGACCGTCGCCCAGCTCCGCAGACTCCGCGACGGCGTCGAGGCGACAGGGCGCAAGTTCGTCGTGGTCATCGCACCCGACAAGGCCACGCTCGTCCCCGAACACCTGCCGGAACGGTACGTGGGCAAGGATTGCCATCGCCGCGCGGTGGACGAGTTCTGGCGCACCATGAGCGCACAGGACTACGTGATCGATCTCCGCGACGAGCTGGCCGCGTGGGGCACGCAGCTCGGTGAACCCGTTTACGGTCCTCAGGACGCGCACTGGTCCGACGAGGGCGGGGTGCTGATGGCCCGCACCGTCGCGGAGAAACTGCGCCCCGGTATCTCGGCAAGCTGGGCCGTGACCCCGGGAGAGGCTTGGCGGGTCCCCGCCGACCTGCCCCCGCTCATGGGACGCAGCGGCGAGACCATCGGCCGCCATTACGCGGTCGCGCCGGACGGGGTGAGCGACCAGACGAGGGACGTCGGCCACGACTACCGGAAGCCGTTGAAACTGAACACCGCGTCGGGTCCGGGAACGTACGGGCTCGGCGTCGGGCTGCTCGGCGACTCGTTCACCATCCGGGCGCTGCCGTACCTGTCCGCGGCGTTCGGCAACATGACCGTGCTCCACCACGACAGCGTCGTCGGCAAGGGCGGCGCCACCGTCGCGGGCGACCTGCTGGCACGCAGCGACGTCGTCGTGCTCCAGATCGCCGAGCGCACACTCGCACGCGGCGGGCCCGCGATCCTGAGGCCCGACGTCATCAACGGCGTCCTCGCCAGGCTGTCCAGATGA
- a CDS encoding glycosyltransferase family 4 protein has protein sequence MRYRMWTPLPPERSGISDYSYELLEALSPIADVTAVSRVPENCLVPQGVSVSGPESRPSAQDTLNIYHMGNHVGVHSWIYREALATPGIVVLHDTSLLDFNLGYFGGLDSAGFREEVAYAHGPIWGDLHDPALLRGWPAVEVDGLKHLDNQTLTMERRLASASRGVIVHDPFSARLLRERYPAMPVHTVPSGAPVREDTDGAEIRARLGWNDDHVVFGIFGGFNRIKRTTVAVLAFADVRRRWPQARLVIAGHADFPEIVDDVRRLIAELRITDSVHLALSPRKDEFEELISATDAVLNLRWPTAGETSAVMMRAFGAGKIVITSDLPQHRHLDPEFCLLVPTEPDTEALALFRLIEQVVCHPEQAREAGRKAREYVREHASWPVVAEAYRKAVESVATTGSRTPSATLADTGIPGVNVFADARATTGLAESARRHALALADTGVGMTFTEFNTRAPNRSLTPPRTLTDLRRGKDHPIDLWFINVNEFQLIPEHALDRYTIAMWAWELPEVPDYALAQLPRMDELWVLTSFVADAFRTATDMPITVVPSVVPQRPDIQGDRAKFGLPDDGIVVLFNFSASSSDARKNPWAVIEAFRRAFRPSERGRDAHLVIKVVDLHRFPELAAELAREVASVGGTLISRDLTRADMDCLLATCDVYVSLHRSEGFGLGMAEAMAMGKPVIATGYGGNTDFMPPQAAAVVGYDIRPITERDHRFGAEFGDWYRPGQLWAEPDVEQAARWLRRLAESETLRRGMGARGAEAVKAVCSPEAVGAAMLRRLREIGV, from the coding sequence ATGAGATACCGGATGTGGACCCCGTTGCCGCCCGAGCGCAGCGGGATCTCCGACTACAGCTACGAGCTGCTCGAAGCGCTCTCGCCGATCGCCGACGTTACAGCCGTGAGCCGAGTCCCGGAGAATTGCCTTGTGCCCCAAGGAGTTTCCGTTTCGGGGCCGGAATCCCGCCCATCGGCACAGGACACGCTGAACATCTACCACATGGGCAACCACGTCGGGGTGCACTCGTGGATCTACCGTGAGGCTCTCGCCACCCCCGGCATCGTGGTGCTGCACGACACGTCGCTGCTGGACTTCAACCTCGGCTACTTCGGTGGCCTCGACTCGGCGGGATTCCGGGAGGAGGTCGCCTACGCCCACGGGCCGATCTGGGGCGATCTCCACGATCCCGCGTTGCTGAGGGGATGGCCTGCCGTCGAGGTGGATGGTCTCAAGCATCTCGACAACCAGACGCTGACGATGGAGCGGCGGCTCGCATCCGCCAGCAGGGGCGTGATCGTGCACGACCCGTTCTCCGCCCGGCTGTTGCGTGAGCGCTACCCCGCGATGCCGGTCCACACCGTGCCGTCCGGCGCGCCCGTGCGGGAGGACACCGACGGCGCAGAGATCAGGGCCAGGCTCGGCTGGAACGACGACCACGTCGTGTTCGGGATCTTCGGCGGCTTCAACCGCATCAAGCGGACGACGGTGGCTGTGCTGGCGTTCGCCGACGTCAGGCGCAGGTGGCCGCAGGCGCGGCTCGTGATCGCAGGGCACGCCGACTTCCCCGAGATCGTCGATGACGTGCGCAGGCTGATCGCGGAACTCCGGATCACCGACTCGGTCCACCTCGCCCTGTCGCCCCGCAAGGACGAGTTCGAGGAACTGATCAGCGCCACGGACGCGGTGCTGAACCTGCGCTGGCCGACGGCGGGCGAGACGAGTGCCGTGATGATGCGTGCGTTCGGCGCAGGCAAGATCGTCATCACGAGCGATCTCCCCCAGCACCGGCACCTCGACCCCGAATTCTGCCTGCTGGTGCCGACCGAGCCCGATACCGAGGCCCTGGCCCTCTTCCGCCTGATCGAGCAGGTCGTGTGCCATCCCGAACAGGCGCGCGAGGCAGGCAGGAAGGCCAGGGAGTACGTCAGGGAGCACGCATCGTGGCCCGTGGTGGCCGAGGCGTACCGCAAGGCGGTCGAATCCGTCGCGACCACAGGCTCGCGAACCCCCTCCGCAACACTCGCCGACACCGGAATCCCGGGTGTCAACGTGTTCGCCGACGCGAGAGCCACCACGGGGCTCGCCGAGTCGGCGCGGCGGCATGCGCTCGCACTCGCCGACACCGGCGTGGGCATGACGTTCACCGAGTTCAACACCAGGGCGCCCAACCGCTCGCTGACACCACCGCGAACCCTCACCGACCTCCGGCGCGGCAAGGACCACCCCATCGACCTGTGGTTCATCAACGTCAACGAGTTCCAGCTGATCCCGGAACACGCCCTCGACCGCTACACGATCGCGATGTGGGCGTGGGAGCTGCCAGAGGTCCCCGACTACGCGCTGGCTCAGCTGCCGAGGATGGACGAGCTGTGGGTGCTGACGTCGTTCGTTGCCGACGCGTTCAGGACGGCCACCGACATGCCGATCACCGTGGTCCCCAGTGTCGTTCCACAACGGCCGGACATCCAGGGTGACCGCGCGAAATTCGGACTCCCGGACGACGGGATCGTGGTGCTGTTCAACTTCAGCGCCTCCTCCAGTGACGCGAGGAAGAACCCGTGGGCGGTGATCGAGGCGTTCCGCAGGGCGTTCCGGCCGAGCGAACGCGGCAGGGACGCGCACCTCGTGATCAAGGTGGTTGACCTGCACCGCTTCCCCGAACTGGCGGCGGAGCTGGCTCGCGAGGTGGCGAGCGTCGGCGGCACGTTGATCAGCCGTGACCTCACGAGGGCTGACATGGACTGCCTGCTCGCCACCTGCGACGTCTACGTCTCGTTGCACCGCTCGGAGGGCTTCGGGCTCGGCATGGCCGAGGCGATGGCGATGGGCAAGCCGGTGATCGCCACGGGCTACGGCGGCAACACCGACTTCATGCCACCGCAGGCGGCGGCTGTCGTCGGGTACGACATCCGGCCCATCACCGAACGCGATCACCGCTTCGGCGCGGAATTCGGCGACTGGTACCGGCCGGGACAGCTCTGGGCCGAACCCGACGTCGAGCAGGCCGCCCGCTGGCTGCGCAGGCTCGCCGAAAGCGAGACGCTGCGCCGCGGCATGGGCGCGCGAGGGGCTGAGGCGGTGAAGGCCGTGTGCAGCCCCGAGGCCGTCGGAGCCGCGATGCTGAGGCGGTTACGCGAGATCGGTGTCTGA